A genomic window from Bacillota bacterium LX-D includes:
- the larC gene encoding pyridinium-3,5-bisthiocarboxylic acid mononucleotide nickel chelatase → MHQGEALMMEANIDDMNPEFYDYLINKFLQAGAMDVFLRKIQMKKNRPGIVLSLLIHPGQLEKFYHQVFAETTSIGVRVYPVTKYMLPYEIITVQTKLGPAKVKVARHQDNLRNVAPEYEDCRKIAEELQMPLKEVYDTIKYEAYHQLGQKDRTTLSPTNRSKGDSRTETLVEKTVIRKE, encoded by the coding sequence AGCCTTGATGATGGAAGCTAATATTGATGATATGAACCCGGAATTTTATGATTACTTGATCAACAAGTTTCTTCAAGCCGGAGCGATGGATGTTTTCTTGCGGAAAATCCAGATGAAAAAAAACCGGCCTGGTATTGTTTTAAGTTTATTAATTCATCCCGGTCAATTGGAAAAGTTCTATCATCAGGTGTTTGCCGAAACCACTTCAATCGGAGTCAGGGTTTATCCAGTGACCAAGTATATGCTGCCTTATGAAATAATTACTGTGCAAACCAAACTAGGTCCAGCTAAGGTGAAAGTGGCCCGTCATCAGGATAACCTGCGTAATGTGGCCCCAGAATATGAGGATTGTCGTAAAATTGCAGAAGAGCTTCAAATGCCACTCAAAGAAGTTTACGATACTATCAAATACGAAGCTTATCACCAGTTAGGACAAAAAGATCGTACTACTTTGTCACCTACCAACCGGAGTAAGGGAGATTCTAGAACTGAGACGTTGGTAGAAAAGACCGTAATTAGAAAGGAGTAA